A single Vanessa atalanta chromosome 25, ilVanAtal1.2, whole genome shotgun sequence DNA region contains:
- the LOC125073736 gene encoding growth/differentiation factor 8-like: LNTSKINWAISNLTIFYPYLFIVLTNLRQVYKTSYFLIWLLKITDTRRHNHFKGLKVINFRFTNKVLQNEVDEAILNLHVQELEPRHNITITDDHFTINLQVNRVTRNSQGNKASVPYTESSIKLSRKDLKIGKWVKVNVTNMVAEFFRLPRENLAIVVRVQDSKNRISLVVPHPSSESNNALMPYIEVSLRDNSHKRTRRMIGMDCTENSKEARCCRYPLSVNFEEFGWDWIIAPKQYDANYCSGECPYSFLQKYPHTHLVHLAAPQGSGGPCCAPRRMSSISMLYFDHDLNIIYGTIPGMVVESCGCS; this comes from the exons ttaaatactaGCAAAATCAACTGGGCAATATCGAATTTGACTATATTTTACCCATATTTATTCATTGTACTGACAAATCTAAGACAGGTCTATAAAACTTCATACTTCTTAATTTGGCTTCTTAAAATTACAGATACAAGGCGTCACAACCACTTTAAGGGTCTCAAAGTGATCAACTTTCGTTTCACCAACAAAGTACTTCAGAACGAAGTCGACGAAGCAATCTTGAACCTTCACGTTCAGGAATTAGAACCTAGACATAATATTACCATAACAGATGATCATTTTACTATAAATCTTCAAGTGAATAGAGTAACTCGTAATAGTCAAGGGAATAAAGCGTCTGTACCATACACAGAGAGTTCGATCAAGTTGTCGAGGAAGGATTTGAAGATTGGGAAGTGGGTGAAGGTCAACGTGACGAATATGGTCGCGGAATTCTTTAGATTGCCGAGGGAGAATCTAGCGATAGTAGTGAGAGTACAAGACTCGAAGAATAGGATAAGCTTGGTTGTGCCGCATCCGAGCTCAGAATCAAATAATGCATTG ATGCCATATATAGAAGTAAGCCTAAGAGACAATTCGCACAAGAGAACCCGGAGAATGATCGGGATGGACTGCACTGAAAACTCCAAAGAGGCTCGGTGTTGCAGGTACCCGCTCTCAGTCAACTTCGAAGAGTTCGGCTGGGACTGGATTATCGCCCCCAAGCAGTATGATGCCAACTACTGCAGCGGCGAATGCCCTTACAGTTTTCTGCAGAAATATCCTCATACTCATTTAGTCCATTTGGCCGCTCCCCAAGGCAGCGGTGGCCCGTGCTGCGCCCCAAGAAGAATGAGCAGTATTTCTATGCTGTACTTCGACCACGATTTGAACATCATCTATGGAACTATTCCTGGCATGGTCGTCGAGAGCTGTGGCTGCTCATAG